Proteins from one Monodelphis domestica isolate mMonDom1 chromosome 6, mMonDom1.pri, whole genome shotgun sequence genomic window:
- the LOC100028726 gene encoding olfactory receptor 14I1-like — protein sequence MNCGTKTGMENFTIFTEFLLMQYSTIQELQVLHAVLFLLIYMAALMGNFLTITAIVIDPHLHSPLYFFLSNLSLLDIGYISVTLPKFIVNSLTHNPTISLHGCAVQIFFLIFFAGTEIALLVAMSYDRFVAICQPLHYGVIMTPARCICMATSSWLSGIFYSALHTGNMFRLPFSGSNVIHQYFCDIPHVLKVSCSEVRDIEYILLATSSTLILFCFGFLIISYTYIFSTVLKMPSVEGRYKALSTCSPQLIIFILFALSGIVTVLGPLSDTSPIQNLLISMTYSILPPFMNPIIYSLRNTKIKTALLKIIKIMFFPKKEVSGFKNIKL from the coding sequence ATGAATTGCGGAACAAAAACAGGTATGGAAAATTTTACTATCTTCACAGAATTCCTCCTAATGCAGTATTCCACCATCCAGGAGTTGCAGGTCTTACATGCTGTGCTATTCCTACTGATTTATATGGCAGCCCTAATGGGTAATTTTCTCACTATCACTGCCATTGTCATTGACCCACACCTTCACTCcccattgtatttttttctgagtAACTTATCTTTGTTGGATATTGGCTACATCTCAGTCACTCTTCCCAAATTCATTGTGAATTCTCTGACACATAATCCAACCATTTCTTTGCATGGCTGTGCTGTTCAGATatttttcttaatcttctttgcagGAACAGAAATTGCTTTGCTTGTAGCCATGTCCTATGATCGCTTTGTGGCAATATGTCAGCCCCTGCACTATGGGGTGATCATGACACCAGCCCGATGCATTTGCATGGCAACTAGTTCATGGCTCAGTgggattttctattcagctctacaTACAGGGAACATGTTCCGCTTACCTTTCTCAGGATCCAATGTGATTCATCAGTATTTTTGTGATATCCCTCATGTCTTGAAGGTCTCATGTTCTGAGGTTCGTGATATTGAGTATATACTACTTGCCACCAGTTCAACTTTAATTTTATTCTGCTTTGGTTTTTTAATTATATCCTATACTTACATCTTCTCCACTGTACTTAAAATGCCCTCTGTGGAAGGACGCTACAAAGCTTTGTCTACCTGTTCCCCTCAGTTGATTATCTTCATCTTATTTGCCCTTTCTGGCATAGTTACAGTTCTAGGTCCCCTCTCAGATACATCCCCAATCCAGAATCTTCTGATTTCAATGACCTATTCAATATTGCCTCCATTCATGAACCCCATAATCTATAGTCTgagaaacacaaaaatcaagaccGCACTTTTGAAGAtaatcaaaattatgtttttCCCTAAGAAGGAAGTGTCAGGTTTTAAGAacatcaaattataa
- the LOC130455201 gene encoding olfactory receptor 14I1-like — translation MNYSTLAVMGNFSVIMEFFLMEYSSNRELQVLHAVLFLLIYIAALMGNFLTITAIVTDPHLHSPMYFFLSNLSLLDISYISVTLPKFIVNSLTHSQTISLLGCALQIFFFSFLASTEVALLVAMSYDRFVAICQPLHYGVIMTPARCIWVATSSWLSGFFYSAIHTGNMFRLPFSGSNVIHQFFCDIPHVLKVSCSEVRNTEYVLLATSSTIVLFCFGFLIISYTYIFSTVLKMPSVEGRYKALSTCSPQLIIFFFFVLSGMVTVLGPLSDTSPIQNLLISMTYTILPPFMNPIIYSLRNTKIKTALCRIIKIVFVPRRKCHVLRILKCKIIHD, via the coding sequence ATGAATTATAGTACACTAGCAGTCATGGGTAATTTCTCTGTCATCATGGAATTCTTCCTCATGGAATATTCCAGCAACAGGGAGCTACAAGTCTTACATGCTGTGCTATTCCTGCTGATTTATATAGCAGCTTTGATGGGTAATTTTCTCACTATCACTGCCATTGTCACTGACCCACACCTTCACTCTccaatgtatttttttctgagtAACTTATCCTTGTTGGATATCAGCTACATCTCGGTCACTCTTCCCAAATTCATTGTGAATTCTCTGACACATAGTCAAACCATTTCTTTGCTTGGCTGTGCTCTTCAGATATTTTTCTTTAGCTTCCTTGCATCAACAGAGGTTGCTTTGCTTGTAGCCATGTCCTATGATCGCTTTGTTGCAATATGTCAGCCTCTACACTATGGGGTGATCATGACACCAGCCCGATGCATTTGGGTGGCAACCAGTTCATGGCTCAGTGGGTTTTTCTATTCAGCTATACATACAGGGAACATGTTCCGCTTACCTTTCTCAGGATCCAATGTGATCCATCAGTTTTTTTGTGATATCCCTCATGTCTTGAAGGTTTCATGCTCTGAGGTTCGTAATACTGAGTATGTTCTCCTTGCTACTAGTTCAACTATAGTATTATTCTGCTTTGGTTTTTTAATTATATCCTATACTTACATCTTCTCTACTGTACTTAAAATGCCCTCTGTGGAAGGACGCTACAAAGCTTTGTCTACCTGTTCCCCTCAGTTGattatcttcttcttctttgtccTTTCTGGCATGGTCACAGTTCTAGGTCCCCTCTCAGATACATCCCCAATCCAGAATCTTCTGATTTCTATGACTTATACAATATTGCCTCCATTCATGAACCCCATAATCTATAGTCTgagaaacacaaaaatcaagactGCACTGTGCAGGATTATTAAAATAGTGTTTGTCCCCAGAAGGAAGTGTCATgttttgagaattttaaaatgtaagataATCCATGATTAG
- the LOC100028699 gene encoding olfactory receptor 14I1-like, translating into MGNFTIIMEFLLMEYSSIQELQVLHAILFLLIYMATLMGNFLTIAAIVTDPHLHSPMYFFLCNLSLLDIGCISVTLPKFIVNSLTDNQIISLLGCAFQIFFFILFATTEVALLVAMSYDRFVAICQPLYYGVIMTPTRCVLVVTSSWLTGCVYSAIHTGNMFRLPFSGSNVIQQFFCDIPHVLKVSSSEVRDTEYVLLAISSTLVLFCFGFLIISYTYIFSTVLKMPSVEGRYKALSTCSPQLIIFLLFVLVGVVTVLGPLSDTSPIQNLLISMIYTILPPFMNPIIYSLRNTKIKIAICRIIKTVIFPQEGSIKI; encoded by the coding sequence ATGGGTAATTTCACTATCATCATGGAATTCCTCCTTATGGAGTATTCCAGCATCCAGGAGTTGCAGGTCTTACATGCTATATTATTCCTATTGATTTATATGGCAACCCTGATGGGTAATTTTCTCACTATTGCTGCCATTGTCACTGATCCACACCTTCACTCTCCAATGTACTTTTTTCTGTGCAACTTATCATTGTTGGATATTGGCTGTATCTCAGTCACTCTTCCCAAATTCATTGTGAATTCCCTGACAGACAATCAAATAATTTCTTTACTTGGTTGTGcttttcagatatttttctttattttatttgcaaCAACAGAGGTTGCTTTGCTTGTTGCCATGTCCTATGATCGCTTTGTGGCAATCTGTCAACCCCTGTACTATGGAGTAATCATGACACCAACCCGATGTGTTTTGGTGGTAACCAGTTCATGGCTCACTGGGTGTGTCTATTCAGCTATACATACAGGGAACATGTTCCGCTTACCTTTCTCAGGATCAAATGTGATCCAACAGTTTTTTTGTGATATCCCTCATGTTTTGAAGGTCTCATCCTCTGAGGTTCGTGATACTGAGTATGTGCTCCTTGCCATTAGTTCAACTTTAGTGTTATTCTGCTTTGGTTTTTTAATTATATCCTATACTTATATTTTCTCTACTGTACTTAAAATGCCCTCTGTGGAAGGACGCTATAAAGCTTTGTCTACCTGTTCCCCTCAGTTGATTATCTTCCTATTATTTGTTCTTGTTGGTGTGGTCACAGTCCTAGGTCCCTTATCAGACACATCACCAATTCAGAATCTTTTGATTTCGATGATCTATACAATTTTGCCTCCATTCATGAACCCCATAATCTATAGTCTGagaaacacaaaaatcaaaattGCAATCTGTAGGATAATCAAAACAGTAATTTTCCCCCAAGAAGGAAGTATTAAGATTTGA